The Solibacillus daqui genome has a segment encoding these proteins:
- the qoxA gene encoding cytochrome aa3 quinol oxidase subunit II, with the protein MKNLKATLLSFIGLSAVLLAGCNDKLTVLDPKGPQAQRQADDTMLLITLMGGIVITVVAILIFMLFKYRASKQSADYEPPHIHGHWLVETIMIGIPVIIVIFLSVVSVKSNYIVENVPEGYEDQEPLVIYASSSDWKWHFSYPEQGIETVNYVYIPANRPVEFKLYSFGPITSFWIPQLGGQKYAMSDMVTTLHLAADNPGEFWGRNANFSGRGTAENIFDVKAMTAKEFDEWVTEVHETADPITEEKFDELLEPGHLGKSTYTGTHLEFSPAPHHEHHDDEAAEDHSSHE; encoded by the coding sequence ATGAAAAATCTGAAGGCAACTTTACTATCTTTCATTGGTTTAAGTGCAGTGTTATTAGCAGGTTGTAATGACAAATTAACAGTACTTGACCCTAAAGGTCCTCAAGCACAACGCCAAGCAGACGATACGATGTTATTAATTACTCTGATGGGTGGTATTGTAATCACGGTAGTAGCGATTTTGATATTTATGTTATTTAAGTACCGTGCTTCAAAACAAAGTGCTGATTACGAGCCGCCACATATTCATGGTCACTGGCTTGTAGAAACAATTATGATTGGGATTCCGGTTATTATTGTAATATTCTTATCTGTAGTATCTGTAAAGAGTAACTACATTGTAGAAAATGTCCCAGAAGGATACGAAGATCAAGAACCACTTGTAATTTATGCTTCTTCATCTGACTGGAAATGGCATTTTAGTTACCCAGAACAAGGTATTGAGACAGTGAACTATGTTTACATTCCAGCAAATCGACCAGTTGAATTTAAATTATATTCATTCGGCCCAATTACTAGTTTCTGGATTCCACAACTAGGTGGACAGAAATATGCAATGTCTGACATGGTAACAACTTTACACTTAGCAGCTGATAACCCAGGTGAATTCTGGGGTCGTAACGCGAACTTCTCTGGTCGCGGTACAGCAGAAAATATTTTTGATGTAAAAGCAATGACTGCAAAAGAATTTGACGAGTGGGTAACAGAGGTTCATGAAACTGCTGATCCTATTACTGAAGAAAAATTCGATGAGTTATTAGAACCAGGTCATCTTGGTAAATCAACTTACACTGGAACTCACTTAGAGTTCTCACCAGCTCCTCATCACGAGCATCATGATGACGAAGCAGCGGAAGATCATTCTTCACACGAATAA
- a CDS encoding TrmH family RNA methyltransferase has translation MKRIESTQNALVKHWKKLVSQRKEREKSGEYIVEGFHLVEEALKHTDQIIQIIVRDGVDLPLLWAIDDVVLVHVNDSVAKEIAETENSQGVFAHCKQREISEDEKYDWRKVLLVDSVQDPGNIGTMIRTADAAGIDAVVLGKGCVDAFNPKTLRSAQGSHFHIPVVRGDLIEWIEQLQQDDVKVYGTSLEESISYKEIEQTNSFALIVGNEGSGINPQILAKTDQNVIIPILGGAESLNVAVATGILLYSFVK, from the coding sequence ATGAAAAGAATTGAATCAACACAAAATGCGCTCGTAAAGCATTGGAAAAAACTCGTATCACAGCGTAAAGAGCGGGAAAAATCTGGTGAATATATTGTAGAAGGCTTTCATTTAGTAGAAGAGGCATTAAAGCATACAGACCAAATCATTCAAATTATCGTACGTGATGGTGTAGATTTACCATTATTATGGGCGATTGATGATGTTGTGTTAGTACATGTAAATGACTCAGTTGCTAAGGAAATTGCAGAAACAGAAAATTCTCAAGGTGTATTTGCGCACTGTAAGCAACGTGAAATTTCGGAAGATGAGAAGTACGATTGGCGCAAAGTATTATTAGTCGATTCAGTACAAGACCCAGGTAATATCGGGACAATGATTCGTACAGCAGACGCAGCTGGTATTGATGCAGTCGTTTTAGGAAAAGGCTGTGTAGACGCATTCAATCCAAAAACATTGCGATCAGCACAGGGCTCACATTTTCATATCCCTGTTGTACGTGGGGATTTAATCGAATGGATTGAGCAATTACAGCAAGATGACGTTAAGGTATATGGAACATCTCTAGAAGAATCGATTTCTTACAAAGAAATTGAACAAACTAATTCATTTGCACTAATTGTTGGAAATGAAGGTAGCGGTATTAATCCGCAAATCTTAGCCAAGACAGACCAAAATGTCATTATTCCAATTTTAGGTGGCGCAGAATCATTAAATGTCGCAGTAGCAACGGGAATTTTATTATACTCATTTGTCAAATAA
- the pheS gene encoding phenylalanine--tRNA ligase subunit alpha: protein MEQQLKQLEQEALAKIAEAADLKALNEVRVAYLGKKGPITDLLKGMGKLSAEERPKMGALVNTVRENVTAELEKKVTVLEEAAILAQLESESIDVTLPGAKVRVGNRHLLTRVIEEIEDLFLGMGYEIVEGPEVEKDYYNFEAMNLPKGHPARDMQDSFYISEETLLRTHTSPVQARTMEAKKGEPIRVICPGKVFRRDTDDATHSHQFMQIEGLVIGENIRMSDLKGTLDALAKKMFGAEREIRLRPSFFPFTEPSVEVDVSCHKCSGKGCNVCKQTGWIEILGAGMVHPNVLEMAGYDSTKLSGFAFGIGAERIAMLKYGVDDIRHFYTNDTRFLSQFHQAEV, encoded by the coding sequence ATGGAACAACAATTAAAGCAATTAGAGCAAGAAGCTTTAGCGAAAATTGCTGAAGCGGCTGATTTAAAAGCATTAAACGAAGTTCGAGTTGCGTATTTAGGTAAAAAAGGACCTATTACGGACTTATTAAAAGGAATGGGGAAGCTTTCTGCTGAAGAGCGCCCAAAAATGGGAGCACTTGTTAACACAGTGCGCGAAAATGTTACAGCAGAACTTGAAAAGAAAGTTACGGTTTTAGAAGAGGCCGCAATTTTAGCGCAGCTTGAAAGTGAATCAATCGACGTAACATTACCAGGTGCGAAAGTACGCGTAGGGAACCGTCACTTATTAACGCGTGTAATTGAAGAAATCGAAGATCTATTCTTAGGTATGGGCTATGAAATCGTAGAAGGACCAGAAGTAGAAAAAGACTACTACAACTTCGAAGCGATGAACTTACCAAAAGGGCACCCAGCACGTGACATGCAGGATTCATTCTACATCTCTGAAGAAACATTATTACGTACACATACTTCACCAGTACAAGCACGTACAATGGAAGCGAAAAAAGGCGAGCCAATTCGCGTAATTTGCCCGGGTAAAGTATTCCGTCGTGATACAGACGATGCAACACACTCTCACCAATTCATGCAAATCGAAGGGTTAGTTATTGGCGAGAACATTCGCATGTCAGACCTTAAAGGGACATTAGATGCGTTAGCTAAGAAAATGTTTGGTGCAGAGCGTGAAATTCGCTTACGTCCGTCATTCTTCCCATTCACAGAGCCTTCTGTAGAAGTAGATGTATCTTGCCATAAATGTTCTGGTAAAGGCTGTAACGTATGTAAGCAAACTGGTTGGATTGAAATTTTAGGCGCAGGTATGGTTCATCCGAACGTACTTGAAATGGCTGGTTACGATTCAACAAAATTATCAGGCTTCGCGTTCGGTATCGGTGCAGAACGTATCGCAATGTTAAAATACGGTGTGGATGATATTCGTCATTTCTATACAAATGACACACGCTTCTTATCACAATTCCACCAGGCAGAAGTGTAA
- the pheT gene encoding phenylalanine--tRNA ligase subunit beta translates to MLVSLKWLSQYVDISALEANALAEKITRAGIEVDAVIDRASGMTNVVVGHVVSKEKHPEADKLNVCQVDVGEEELQQIVCGAPNVDAGQKVIVARPGAKLPGGIKIKKAKLRGQESNGMICSLQELGIEGRLVPKAYAEGIYVLPADATPGADALEVLGLCDTVLELGLTPNRSDAMSMLGVAYEVAAILEQEVKLPEISYATSSEKAADVLKLSVEDKEANPVYAAKVVKNIEVKESPLWLQHYLMAAGVRPHNNVVDITNYVLMEYGQPLHAFDYDKLATGEIVTRMAKDGEVITTLDDQERTLASHNLMITNGQEAEAVAGVMGGAKSEVSDTTTTVVIESAYFNPASVRRTSKDIGLRSDSSARFEKGVDPNRVLPAADRAAQLLAELAGGEVLEGTVLVDELDKAPTRVIVSPDFINGRLGMKISLEDMLSILNRLKFDVEAANGLLIIDAPTRRQDIKIPEDIVEEIARMYGYDEIPVSLPASEQIGSLTPYQAGRRIVRNVIEGAGLYQAVTYSLTSAALSQKFALKAEETTKLLMPMSEERSTLRQSLIPHLVEAAAYNVARQAETVALYEIGSVFLGQTAEELPFEEEHLALVLTGKWIDNTWQGEKKNVDFFVAKGIVEAVFEKLGLTARVSYAKAQLDGLHPGRTAEVFLDGEKVGIIAQLHPQEQKAFDVKETYVAELNLRAILVATKEELVYNIIPRFPAMSRDIALELDVTTAAGEIVSIIKGAGTSLLKDVKVFDVYSGEKMAPGKKSVAFSLTYFDPERTLTDEEVVAAHNKVLKALAQAGAEVR, encoded by the coding sequence ATGTTAGTATCATTAAAATGGTTAAGTCAATATGTTGATATTTCAGCGTTAGAAGCAAACGCATTAGCTGAAAAAATTACGCGCGCGGGTATTGAAGTGGATGCGGTAATCGATCGTGCATCAGGGATGACAAATGTTGTTGTCGGTCACGTTGTATCAAAAGAAAAGCACCCGGAAGCAGATAAATTAAATGTTTGCCAAGTTGATGTTGGCGAAGAAGAGCTACAACAAATTGTATGTGGTGCACCAAACGTTGACGCAGGTCAAAAAGTAATCGTTGCACGCCCAGGTGCAAAATTACCAGGCGGCATTAAAATTAAAAAAGCGAAATTACGTGGTCAAGAATCAAACGGTATGATTTGCTCATTACAAGAGCTAGGTATCGAAGGTCGTCTTGTACCAAAAGCTTACGCGGAAGGTATTTACGTGTTACCAGCAGATGCGACTCCAGGTGCAGATGCTTTAGAAGTTTTAGGTCTATGCGACACTGTATTAGAGCTTGGATTAACGCCAAATCGTTCTGACGCAATGAGCATGCTAGGTGTTGCTTATGAAGTAGCTGCAATTTTAGAGCAAGAAGTAAAATTACCTGAAATTTCATATGCTACTTCTTCTGAAAAAGCAGCTGATGTTTTAAAATTATCAGTAGAAGATAAAGAAGCCAACCCAGTGTATGCAGCGAAAGTTGTAAAAAACATTGAAGTAAAAGAGTCTCCATTATGGTTACAACATTATTTAATGGCTGCAGGCGTACGTCCACATAACAATGTAGTGGATATTACGAACTACGTGTTAATGGAATATGGTCAACCACTTCACGCATTCGACTACGACAAGCTTGCAACAGGCGAAATCGTAACGCGTATGGCAAAAGACGGTGAAGTCATTACTACTTTAGATGACCAAGAGCGTACATTAGCGTCACATAACTTAATGATCACAAACGGTCAAGAAGCTGAAGCTGTTGCTGGTGTAATGGGTGGAGCAAAATCAGAGGTTTCTGATACGACAACAACAGTAGTAATCGAATCAGCTTACTTCAACCCAGCAAGCGTGCGTCGTACTTCAAAAGATATCGGCTTACGTTCGGACTCATCAGCTCGTTTTGAAAAAGGTGTAGATCCGAACCGTGTGTTACCAGCAGCAGATCGTGCAGCACAATTACTGGCTGAACTTGCAGGTGGTGAAGTATTAGAAGGTACAGTGTTAGTAGATGAGTTAGATAAAGCACCTACTCGTGTGATTGTATCTCCAGACTTCATTAATGGTCGTTTAGGTATGAAGATTTCATTAGAAGATATGTTATCTATTTTAAATCGTTTAAAATTCGATGTAGAAGCAGCAAATGGTTTATTAATTATTGATGCGCCAACTCGCCGCCAAGACATTAAAATTCCAGAGGATATTGTGGAAGAAATCGCACGTATGTATGGATATGATGAAATTCCTGTAAGCTTACCAGCAAGTGAGCAAATCGGAAGCTTAACACCATATCAAGCGGGTCGCCGTATTGTGCGTAACGTTATTGAGGGCGCGGGTCTTTACCAGGCAGTGACGTATTCATTAACGTCTGCAGCCCTTTCTCAAAAGTTCGCGTTAAAGGCAGAAGAAACAACAAAATTATTAATGCCAATGTCTGAAGAGCGTTCAACATTACGTCAAAGCTTAATTCCACATTTAGTAGAAGCAGCAGCTTACAACGTAGCACGCCAAGCAGAAACAGTGGCATTATATGAAATTGGTTCTGTATTCCTTGGTCAAACTGCGGAAGAGCTTCCATTTGAAGAAGAGCATTTAGCGCTTGTATTAACTGGTAAATGGATTGACAATACATGGCAAGGTGAGAAGAAAAATGTAGATTTCTTCGTAGCAAAAGGTATTGTGGAAGCAGTATTTGAAAAATTAGGCTTAACAGCTCGTGTTTCTTACGCAAAAGCTCAGTTAGACGGGCTGCATCCAGGCCGTACTGCCGAAGTTTTCTTAGATGGCGAAAAAGTTGGGATAATCGCGCAGCTTCACCCACAAGAGCAAAAAGCATTTGATGTAAAAGAAACATATGTAGCAGAATTAAACTTACGCGCGATTTTAGTTGCAACTAAAGAAGAATTAGTTTACAACATCATTCCTCGTTTCCCTGCTATGAGCCGTGACATCGCGTTAGAGCTTGATGTAACAACTGCTGCAGGTGAAATCGTAAGCATTATTAAAGGAGCAGGCACTAGCTTATTAAAAGATGTGAAAGTATTTGACGTATACTCTGGTGAGAAAATGGCACCAGGAAAAAAATCAGTTGCTTTCTCATTAACTTACTTCGATCCAGAACGTACGTTAACAGATGAAGAAGTCGTAGCTGCACATAACAAAGTACTAAAAGCATTGGCTCAAGCAGGTGCAGAAGTACGATAA
- the qoxB gene encoding cytochrome aa3 quinol oxidase subunit I: protein MKEFFAQFAIPHPSLLIYIAMASIVFGTIALVAVVTYFKLWGYLWREWITTVDHKKIGIMYLITALVMLFRGGVDAVMLRMQLAVPENTFLEAQHYNEVFTTHGVVMILFMAMPFITFFFNFLVPLQIGARDVAFPRLNNLAFWLFFMGMGLFNISFVIGGSPDSGWTSYFPLAGNEFSTSVGTNYYMIALQIAGLGTLMTGINFITTIMKMRAPGMTLFKMPMFTWSALIANLIIVFAFPVLTVALAMGTMDRLFATNFFTTVNGGMDMLWANLFWVWGHPEVYILILPAFGIFSEVISTFARRNLYGYTSMVWSMIVISVFSFAVWTHHFFTMGQGAFTNSIFSITTMAIAIPTGVKIFNWLFTLYKGKIEMTTPMLYAMHFIPLFTLGGVTGVMLAMSAADYQYHNTMFLVAHFHNVIIPGVVYAMLAGLTFYWPKMFGFMLNEKIGKATVWVMSIGFVLAFIPMYITGLDGQARRMYTYSDATGFSFLNMVSFVGAGIMTVSFIMIVWNIWYSFKNSPRDISSDPWNARGLEWATHTPIPHYNFAITPDVTDASEEAFWDSKKKGTQLFKGKIEDIHMPNNSGQTFVMSVFFFIAGFAFVFSMWYLAIFGLIGILACMAYRSLEDDHGYHIHAHEVEEDEKKHAQKGGAK from the coding sequence ATGAAGGAATTCTTTGCACAGTTTGCAATTCCACATCCAAGTCTATTAATTTATATCGCAATGGCTTCGATTGTTTTTGGTACAATCGCATTAGTAGCAGTTGTTACGTATTTTAAATTATGGGGTTACTTATGGCGTGAGTGGATTACAACTGTTGACCATAAAAAAATCGGTATTATGTACTTAATTACGGCTCTAGTTATGCTATTCCGTGGTGGTGTAGATGCCGTAATGCTTCGTATGCAACTTGCTGTTCCAGAAAATACATTTTTAGAAGCACAGCACTATAACGAAGTATTTACAACACACGGGGTTGTAATGATCCTGTTCATGGCAATGCCATTCATTACTTTCTTCTTTAACTTTTTAGTACCATTACAAATCGGGGCACGTGACGTAGCGTTCCCACGTTTAAACAACTTAGCATTCTGGTTATTCTTTATGGGTATGGGATTATTTAATATCTCATTCGTAATCGGTGGTTCTCCAGATTCTGGTTGGACATCTTACTTCCCGTTAGCGGGTAATGAATTTAGTACGAGTGTTGGTACAAACTATTACATGATAGCATTACAAATTGCGGGTCTTGGTACGTTAATGACAGGTATTAACTTCATTACGACAATTATGAAAATGCGTGCCCCAGGTATGACATTATTCAAAATGCCAATGTTCACTTGGTCTGCACTGATTGCCAACTTAATTATCGTATTCGCGTTCCCAGTATTAACAGTTGCATTAGCAATGGGTACGATGGATCGCTTATTTGCTACAAACTTCTTTACGACTGTTAACGGTGGTATGGATATGCTTTGGGCCAACCTATTCTGGGTATGGGGCCACCCTGAAGTATACATCCTAATTTTACCGGCATTCGGTATTTTCTCTGAGGTTATCTCAACATTTGCTCGTCGTAACCTTTATGGTTATACGTCAATGGTTTGGTCGATGATAGTTATTTCGGTCTTCTCATTCGCAGTATGGACGCACCACTTCTTCACGATGGGGCAAGGTGCATTTACAAACTCAATCTTCTCGATTACAACAATGGCGATTGCAATTCCAACAGGGGTTAAAATCTTCAACTGGTTGTTTACGCTTTACAAAGGTAAGATTGAAATGACAACGCCAATGCTTTATGCGATGCATTTCATTCCATTATTCACTCTTGGTGGTGTAACAGGGGTTATGCTTGCGATGTCAGCAGCTGACTACCAATACCACAACACAATGTTCTTAGTAGCCCACTTCCATAACGTAATCATCCCAGGTGTTGTTTACGCGATGCTAGCTGGTTTAACATTCTACTGGCCAAAAATGTTTGGCTTCATGCTTAACGAGAAAATCGGTAAAGCAACTGTTTGGGTAATGTCTATTGGTTTCGTACTAGCGTTCATTCCAATGTACATTACGGGTCTTGATGGTCAAGCGCGTCGTATGTACACTTACTCTGATGCGACAGGCTTCTCATTCTTAAACATGGTATCATTCGTTGGTGCTGGTATTATGACAGTTTCATTCATAATGATCGTTTGGAACATTTGGTACAGCTTTAAAAACTCTCCACGCGATATTTCAAGCGACCCTTGGAATGCACGTGGTCTTGAATGGGCAACGCATACGCCAATTCCACACTATAACTTTGCAATTACTCCAGATGTAACTGACGCGTCAGAAGAAGCATTCTGGGATTCTAAGAAAAAAGGTACGCAGTTATTTAAAGGTAAAATTGAAGACATTCATATGCCTAATAACTCAGGGCAAACATTTGTTATGTCAGTATTCTTCTTCATCGCTGGGTTCGCATTTGTATTCAGTATGTGGTACTTAGCAATCTTCGGTTTAATTGGAATTCTTGCTTGTATGGCTTACCGTTCATTAGAAGACGATCATGGCTACCATATTCATGCTCATGAAGTCGAAGAAGACGAGAAAAAACATGCTCAAAAAGGAGGTGCGAAATAA
- the qoxD gene encoding cytochrome aa3 quinol oxidase subunit IV: MAKFFPIGQVMGFLFSLVLTVIAMLVYFTDMSFTTGMIVLIVTAFIQATLQFAVFMHAGETEDRWSIYSNIVYGIGLVVMTILGTLLILLWDM; the protein is encoded by the coding sequence ATGGCTAAGTTCTTTCCAATTGGCCAAGTAATGGGCTTCTTGTTCTCACTAGTATTAACTGTGATTGCGATGCTTGTTTACTTTACAGATATGTCGTTCACTACAGGAATGATCGTTCTTATAGTAACAGCGTTTATACAAGCGACTTTACAGTTTGCAGTTTTCATGCACGCAGGTGAAACAGAAGATCGTTGGTCAATTTATTCAAACATTGTATACGGTATAGGTTTAGTAGTTATGACAATTCTTGGTACACTTTTAATCCTTCTTTGGGATATGTAA
- the qoxC gene encoding cytochrome aa3 quinol oxidase subunit III yields MGKVNNNVPLEYSTEENNLKIFGFWVFLGAEIMLFGTLFASYFTLVDRTGAGPTGAEIFEITPVLIETFVLLTSSFTIGLAIHAMRIGSKKATISFMVITLLLGAVFLGVEIYEFKHYVHIGAGLSVSAFTSILLTTLGTHGLHVTMGLCWGSFIIFQIWKRGLNSVTAGKTFVFSLYWHFLDVVWIFIFSFIYLKGMM; encoded by the coding sequence ATGGGTAAGGTTAATAACAACGTTCCATTAGAGTACTCTACAGAGGAAAACAACCTGAAAATCTTTGGTTTCTGGGTGTTCCTAGGTGCGGAGATTATGTTATTCGGTACATTATTCGCATCATACTTCACATTAGTTGATCGCACAGGTGCGGGTCCAACTGGTGCAGAAATTTTCGAAATTACACCAGTGTTAATTGAAACATTCGTTCTTTTAACATCAAGTTTTACAATTGGTTTAGCAATTCATGCAATGCGCATTGGTAGTAAAAAAGCTACAATTAGTTTCATGGTTATTACACTACTTTTAGGTGCAGTATTCTTAGGTGTTGAAATCTACGAATTTAAACACTATGTACACATCGGTGCAGGGTTATCAGTTAGTGCCTTCACGTCGATACTATTAACAACTTTAGGAACACACGGACTACACGTAACAATGGGTCTATGCTGGGGTTCATTCATCATCTTCCAAATTTGGAAACGTGGATTAAACTCAGTTACAGCTGGTAAAACATTTGTATTCTCACTTTACTGGCACTTCCTAGACGTTGTTTGGATTTTCATCTTCAGTTTCATTTACCTGAAAGGAATGATGTAA
- the sspI gene encoding small acid-soluble spore protein SspI: MDFQIRQAITANVLGSDAAEFKDIVNDAISRGEEHLLPGLGVFLETWWQASNEDDRTHFAEKLAEKFAN; this comes from the coding sequence ATGGATTTTCAAATTCGACAAGCAATTACAGCCAATGTATTAGGGTCAGATGCAGCTGAATTCAAAGACATTGTAAATGATGCTATCTCTCGAGGAGAAGAACATCTATTACCTGGGTTAGGTGTATTTTTAGAAACTTGGTGGCAAGCATCAAATGAAGACGACCGAACACATTTTGCCGAAAAGCTAGCAGAAAAATTCGCAAATTAA